A single region of the Oleispira antarctica RB-8 genome encodes:
- a CDS encoding Transcriptional regulator, AraC family protein, which produces MTELNPISRKLYIWVNQMLYLGITPVPYREHAIVSDKLIISIEGAMEITLENGDKITSRTCLVKAGINFEKVNINTNNAVMAIYFIAPITQDFSALESIMTYARNGVHYDHPEENILIKNLLEIRNTSTTPDKAFSMLRKLIVQPHLEHHIFKEFDERIVEVIHQIKTTVSENISLKKFADDVHLSESRLEKLFKDQIGIPITKYRLKYRVFIGIIHLALGQSITDSALAAGFASSSHFSKSFSAINGIPPSATFLKPPYLNVLLADEVLKKINISDQQASEVKSITPKRIQLGEYDEYLLTSQV; this is translated from the coding sequence ATGACGGAACTGAATCCAATCAGTCGAAAGCTATATATCTGGGTTAATCAGATGCTGTATCTGGGTATTACCCCAGTGCCCTATCGCGAGCATGCTATCGTATCCGATAAACTAATAATCAGCATAGAAGGTGCAATGGAAATCACCCTAGAGAATGGGGATAAAATCACATCACGTACATGCTTAGTCAAAGCTGGAATCAACTTCGAAAAAGTCAACATCAATACCAACAACGCAGTCATGGCGATCTATTTTATCGCACCGATCACTCAGGATTTTTCAGCCCTCGAGAGCATTATGACTTACGCTAGAAATGGTGTGCACTACGATCATCCAGAAGAAAATATCTTGATCAAAAATTTGTTAGAGATTCGTAACACATCAACAACGCCCGATAAAGCGTTCTCAATGCTTAGAAAATTAATTGTTCAACCTCATCTAGAACATCATATATTTAAAGAATTTGATGAAAGAATTGTCGAAGTCATCCACCAAATCAAAACAACCGTTAGTGAAAATATAAGTCTCAAGAAATTTGCCGACGATGTGCATTTATCGGAATCTCGCTTAGAAAAACTATTTAAAGACCAAATAGGCATTCCAATCACTAAATATCGACTCAAATATCGAGTATTCATTGGCATTATTCACCTTGCTTTAGGCCAATCCATTACCGACTCGGCTCTTGCTGCAGGATTTGCTAGCTCCTCACACTTTTCAAAGTCATTCAGTGCCATCAATGGAATTCCACCATCAGCCACTTTTTTAAAACCACCGTATTTGAACGTATTACTTGCGGATGAAGTGCTTAAAAAAATTAATATCTCTGATCAACAAGCATCAGAAGTAAAAAGTATAACCCCAAAAAGAATTCAACTAGGTGAATACGATGAGTACCTCCTTACTTCACAAGTCTAA
- the lipA gene encoding Lipase: MNKSILKKLSFGTSVLLVSMNALSWTPSPTPNPDPIPDPTPCQDDCDFTRGPNPTPSSLEASTGPYSVATRSVASSVSGFGGGTLHYPTNTTGTMGAIAVVPGFLLQESSIDFWGPKLASHGFVVITISANSGFDQPASRATQLGRALDYVINQSNGSNSPISGMVDTTRLGVVGWSMGGGGALQLASGDRLSAAIPIAPWNQGGNRFDQIETPTLVIACENDVVASVNSHASPFYNRIPSTTDKAYLEINGGSHFCANDGGSIGGLLGKYGVSWMKRFIDNDLRYDAFLCGPDHAANRSVSEYRDTCNY, from the coding sequence GTGAATAAATCTATTCTAAAAAAACTCTCTTTCGGTACAAGTGTACTACTCGTATCCATGAATGCATTAAGCTGGACGCCAAGCCCAACACCTAACCCAGATCCAATACCTGACCCAACACCATGCCAAGATGATTGTGACTTTACTCGCGGACCAAATCCTACGCCCTCTTCTTTAGAAGCTTCTACTGGCCCGTATTCCGTTGCGACTCGAAGCGTTGCAAGTTCAGTCAGTGGCTTTGGTGGAGGTACACTTCACTACCCGACTAACACAACAGGAACCATGGGCGCGATTGCTGTTGTTCCTGGCTTTTTGCTGCAAGAATCCTCTATTGACTTCTGGGGACCTAAACTTGCTTCTCACGGGTTTGTAGTCATTACGATTTCAGCTAATTCAGGGTTTGACCAGCCTGCTAGTCGTGCAACTCAATTAGGTCGTGCTCTTGATTATGTCATTAATCAAAGTAATGGCAGCAATAGTCCAATCTCTGGAATGGTCGATACAACTCGCTTGGGTGTTGTTGGCTGGTCAATGGGAGGAGGTGGTGCACTTCAACTTGCCTCTGGAGACCGTTTAAGCGCAGCAATTCCAATAGCTCCCTGGAATCAAGGTGGCAACCGCTTTGATCAAATTGAAACACCTACCCTCGTTATTGCCTGTGAAAATGATGTTGTAGCATCCGTCAACAGCCATGCTTCACCCTTTTATAACCGCATCCCTAGCACTACAGACAAAGCGTATTTGGAAATTAATGGTGGCAGTCACTTCTGTGCAAATGATGGCGGCTCAATCGGTGGACTGTTAGGCAAATATGGTGTCTCATGGATGAAGCGCTTTATTGATAATGACTTACGCTACGATGCGTTCTTATGTGGTCCTGATCATGCAGCCAATCGTTCTGTTTCAGAATACCGTGACACATGTAATTACTAA
- a CDS encoding Transcription elongation factor, GreA/GreB region, with translation MNHLSLVRIFEDFKKNNARNLNRIYQVQIGSKIKLLDKQTFTSSRITLTEPDESDPYSGKVSYLSALGTELLGTVSGQHISVDVLGKAINFQVLSVINAQPFQRR, from the coding sequence ATGAATCATCTTTCTTTAGTTCGTATTTTTGAAGATTTCAAAAAAAATAATGCTCGCAACCTTAATAGAATTTACCAAGTTCAAATAGGCAGCAAGATTAAATTATTAGATAAGCAAACATTTACAAGTTCTCGAATAACCTTAACCGAGCCGGATGAAAGTGATCCTTACTCTGGCAAAGTGTCATATCTATCGGCGTTAGGGACTGAGTTACTGGGTACCGTATCTGGGCAGCACATCAGTGTTGATGTGCTGGGGAAAGCCATTAATTTTCAGGTATTGAGCGTTATTAATGCTCAACCATTTCAGAGGAGGTGA
- a CDS encoding GGDEF domain protein → MGIKQNNTLDPEVQHITHFFSVFKDLDKEDAFRQEVLRKQRRLVFKLCAFVAVAMPVFMLSDYMIVKSELWSTFLVGQRLVQITACIVFLLIIPRVKRYSSYDALVFSTLFIFFSLLQIGSVTFVDDYALYALFDIIIMICLYASGILTVKLSLTLCVYHSLIAIIIVIFVKGLDVHSQIIMVLGYGFSNGAGILLAIAQQKNARQQFLLQHFLREKTLQLKQLAYRDSLTNALNRRAFQDHFRDIERMAVRMQADHKNQFLIAADIDYFKAVNDNFGHDVGDKVLVAFIALVEANIRPLDNVYRFGGEEFMILLQGCDADTAIKRVEKIMYLLNDSGLKIEELEHPVTCSFGITPILVTDTIDSVCIRADEALYLAKKSGRNQYRFNPGSDPKPE, encoded by the coding sequence ATGGGCATAAAACAGAACAATACTCTTGATCCTGAAGTTCAGCATATTACACATTTTTTTTCTGTTTTTAAGGACTTAGATAAAGAAGATGCCTTTCGGCAAGAGGTTTTACGTAAGCAACGTCGTTTAGTCTTTAAATTATGTGCCTTTGTAGCAGTAGCAATGCCTGTTTTTATGCTTTCTGATTATATGATCGTTAAATCTGAGCTATGGAGTACTTTTCTTGTAGGGCAGAGGCTGGTGCAGATAACTGCATGTATTGTTTTTTTATTGATAATACCACGGGTGAAACGCTATTCATCTTACGATGCCTTAGTATTTAGTACGCTATTTATTTTTTTCAGTCTTCTTCAAATTGGATCAGTTACATTTGTTGATGATTACGCGCTGTATGCTCTGTTCGATATTATTATAATGATTTGCCTATACGCGTCTGGAATACTAACGGTAAAACTCTCATTAACCCTGTGTGTATATCACTCATTAATTGCCATTATAATTGTTATTTTCGTAAAAGGTCTTGATGTTCATAGTCAAATAATTATGGTTTTAGGTTATGGGTTTAGTAATGGTGCAGGAATATTGTTAGCTATTGCTCAGCAAAAAAATGCACGTCAGCAATTTTTGTTACAGCATTTTTTACGAGAAAAAACACTTCAACTTAAGCAGCTTGCCTATCGTGACTCCTTGACTAATGCATTAAATAGAAGGGCTTTTCAGGATCATTTTCGGGATATAGAAAGAATGGCGGTGCGGATGCAGGCTGATCACAAAAATCAGTTTTTAATTGCCGCCGATATCGACTATTTTAAAGCGGTTAACGATAACTTTGGTCATGATGTTGGGGATAAAGTTCTAGTTGCTTTTATTGCTCTCGTCGAAGCTAATATTCGTCCACTAGATAACGTTTATCGTTTTGGTGGTGAAGAGTTCATGATTCTTCTACAAGGCTGTGACGCTGATACTGCGATAAAAAGAGTTGAGAAGATTATGTACCTACTCAATGACAGTGGCCTAAAGATTGAAGAATTGGAGCATCCAGTGACCTGCAGCTTCGGTATCACACCTATTCTTGTTACTGATACGATAGACTCGGTATGTATACGCGCAGACGAAGCACTTTATCTGGCAAAAAAGAGCGGTCGTAATCAGTATCGCTTTAATCCAGGCTCAGATCCTAAGCCTGAATAA
- the ahpF gene encoding Alkyl hydroperoxide reductase, large subunit → MLDQAMKDQLKAYLDNLKTDIHLVLSLDDSDTSNKLHGLANDIASLNNKVKVIEDQSASVRKPIMQVINPIKETSIGFAGLPMGHEFTSLVLALLHSGGHPMKLEPEVIEQIAGLDKEMNFEIFISLSCQNCPDVVQALNMMAAINPKITTTMIDGGAFQDEIAQRNIMAVPSVYLNGEVFAQGRISLAEILAKVDTGSVAKEAAALNEKEPYEVLVVGGGPAGASAAIYAARKGIRTGVVADRFGGQVLDTMSIENFISVKETEGPKLAAALEEHVKEYDVDIINQQKANNVISAEKTEDGYIHVELESGATLKSRSVILSTGARWREMNVPGEQEYRNKGVAYCPHCDGPLFKGKRVAVIGGGNSGIEAAIDLAGLVEHVTVLEFSDTLRADKIIVDKANSMGNVEIIKQAQTTEVLGDGTRVTALNYTDRTTGETKKIELAGIFVQIGLVPNSEFLKGSEIELSSRGEIEVSPKGETSMPGVFAAGDVTTVPYKQIIIAMGEGSKASLGAFDYLIRTPVPNHRAINAA, encoded by the coding sequence ATGTTAGACCAAGCAATGAAAGACCAATTAAAGGCGTATTTAGATAACTTAAAGACCGATATACATCTGGTTCTTAGCCTTGATGACAGTGATACCTCGAATAAGCTACACGGCCTAGCGAATGACATTGCATCACTGAATAACAAAGTAAAAGTGATCGAAGATCAAAGCGCCAGTGTCCGTAAACCTATTATGCAGGTCATTAACCCAATCAAAGAAACATCTATCGGTTTCGCTGGTTTACCTATGGGTCACGAATTTACTTCATTAGTATTGGCATTGCTGCACAGCGGTGGCCATCCAATGAAGCTAGAGCCAGAAGTGATTGAACAAATTGCAGGCTTAGACAAAGAAATGAACTTTGAAATATTCATTTCACTTAGCTGCCAGAATTGCCCCGATGTCGTACAAGCCTTAAACATGATGGCGGCGATTAATCCTAAAATCACAACAACCATGATCGATGGCGGCGCTTTCCAAGACGAAATTGCCCAGCGCAACATCATGGCAGTACCCAGCGTTTACCTAAACGGTGAAGTGTTTGCTCAAGGTCGAATATCTTTAGCTGAAATTCTAGCGAAAGTAGATACCGGCTCTGTCGCAAAAGAAGCCGCTGCGTTAAACGAAAAAGAACCGTACGAAGTATTAGTTGTGGGTGGTGGTCCTGCGGGTGCATCTGCTGCAATTTACGCAGCGCGTAAAGGCATCCGCACCGGAGTTGTTGCAGACCGTTTTGGTGGCCAAGTACTCGATACAATGTCGATTGAAAACTTCATTTCAGTGAAAGAAACAGAAGGGCCTAAGTTAGCGGCGGCACTAGAAGAACATGTTAAAGAATATGACGTAGACATCATCAATCAGCAAAAAGCGAACAACGTGATTTCAGCTGAAAAAACCGAAGATGGCTATATTCATGTTGAACTAGAAAGTGGCGCAACCTTAAAAAGCCGCAGTGTGATTCTATCGACTGGCGCACGCTGGAGAGAGATGAACGTACCGGGCGAACAAGAATACCGCAATAAAGGTGTTGCCTACTGCCCACACTGTGATGGCCCGTTATTTAAAGGTAAAAGAGTGGCCGTTATTGGTGGTGGTAACTCTGGTATAGAAGCGGCGATTGATCTTGCCGGTTTAGTAGAGCACGTAACCGTATTAGAATTTTCCGATACCTTACGAGCCGATAAAATAATAGTTGATAAAGCCAATAGCATGGGCAATGTCGAAATTATTAAACAGGCACAAACAACCGAAGTGCTGGGGGATGGCACTCGAGTAACCGCGTTGAACTATACCGACCGAACAACAGGTGAAACTAAGAAAATTGAACTGGCAGGAATCTTCGTACAAATTGGTCTAGTGCCAAACAGCGAATTCCTAAAAGGTTCAGAAATTGAACTATCAAGCCGTGGTGAGATTGAAGTAAGCCCTAAAGGTGAAACCTCAATGCCGGGTGTATTTGCAGCGGGGGACGTAACGACCGTGCCTTATAAACAAATCATCATAGCCATGGGTGAAGGCTCAAAAGCTAGCCTAGGTGCTTTCGATTATTTGATTCGCACACCAGTGCCGAACCATCGCGCTATTAATGCAGCATAA